The sequence below is a genomic window from Nicotiana tomentosiformis chromosome 6, ASM39032v3, whole genome shotgun sequence.
ACAGTTGGTAAGTACTCCCTCCTTTTCGATTTAAGTGTCTTAGTTTGACTACACACCAAATCCATCTGTAATATGATTAACAGAAACAGACTACCATTTGCACATTACTATCGTAAACTCAATTGGATATATGATCCACTTTGTATAGGCACAACCATATTGGAAGCATTAAGGAAAGTGATAGGAAAGGAAACAGAGATAGTATTTGAGCCAAATCCTACGCTAGAAACTTTTGCTAATCAAGACTTCTCGTTTGCCATCGTGGCCATTGGTGAGGCTCCATATTGTGAAACTGGTGGTGACGATCCAGAGTTAAAAATTCCATTTAATGGAACAGAAATTGCAATCTTTGTTGGTGACAGAGTTCCTACAGTGACGATTCTGATTTCTGGAAGACCTATGGTATTAGAACCATCGCTCTTGGAAAAAGTAGATGCATTTGTTGCAGCTTGGTTGCCTGGAACTGAAGGAACAGGAATCACAGATGTCCTTTTTGGAGATTATCCATTTCAAGGGAAACTACCTGTGACATGGTTTAAAACTGTTGATCAATTGCCAATGCATGCTCGAGGGAATTCCGATCCTCTATTTCCTTTCGGATTTGGTCTGAGCCTAAACAAGAAAAAATGACAGGCACTTAAATGCTTAAATGAGATGGTCACGGATTCATCATCATACCAGCCAGTTATTCTTTGGTTGAAGTCCTTGAAGAGAACTTCAGCTGGATTCTTGCTTCTGAATGGAGAAGTTAATTACATTGAAATATCTATATATTACTGTTGTATCTCAAATAACAAAAAAGAGAAGGTAGTAGCTGTATCTTCTTGTATGATGTTCAATCAAGATTATGAATTTATGATGATTGCTTCAATGCTGAAATTTGATTTTGCCTTTTCTCCTATGACGTTACGCAGTTACAGCCTTACATGAcgtatattcattttcatttgaaAAAAGATTGTCCCTTTTTACTAGAAAATGCATACGCTGCAGTATGTTTTCCATCCCTATTAGATTCTTTTTCTATGATGCTTTAGTTCAGTGATAAGAATGCAGTGTAACGATGGGTTGATTAGGCGCATGTCATGAGTTCAACCCCTGCCAATTACAAAGGGCAGTCCATTATTCACCGAGTTTGAAGTGTGTTAGCTAGCTGGCTTAGAAGATTCTTGGATTattaaaaaaatgatttttttttctctGATAAGGAAGAAAAGCCCCCACATGAGATCATTCAGAGATCTCTGTGGTCCACAGAGCTAACCTTATTTCCACCTTAGCAGTAATTGCAGCATCATTTGTAAAATGTAAACAAGGTCCTCTGCTTGATCcattggaatatcttccaagaggAAGAATTAGAATATTGTAATCCGAATGTAtttaagaagaaaagaaaaacaactttTGTTTGCCGAAAGTGTGAGGTGTTGGACTAGCATGTGTGGCTGTAGTTGGTGAAAGAGGAGATGAAAATTCGAATAAATTGACTTAGTGACTTCCCTTCTGCAACTTGCAGATTATTATgctcttttcttttttataaaaGAATGTTACTTTTTGTCAGTTCCTGTGTGGTACTGTTTTAGTAAACCAATTAAGCATAATGCTCTTGCCACCCTAAATTGAGAATTCCTCCCCTACTTGATGAGTTTGATTTGAGTATACTATAAGTCCAAGTAAGCTAGCTGCTACTGGCCTTCTGAAAGTCATTTCTACAGTTGGAGCAACTACACTCAACGCGATGTAGCCTCGAACACCCCCTCCACCCGCACATCAAAGACCAGACATATGGAGCGTGGACAGTATAATATATGCAGCTAACATTGGGTAAACCAACAATAAGGATGATTCTGACAATGTTACCACTTTAAGAAAACGGATCCTTGAGCTTAGCTCAACTCAAAAACTAGCTCCTTTCATATGAAGTGAAATCTTTGTTTTTCCTTTCATTTTAAAGAAAAAAGAAGTTGGTATGATACGGTATTAAAATAAGAAAGCAACCATATATTCTTTGGACTATTGATTAGATCTTGTTCAGCACTCCACTCGTGCAATAGTCACTCCAAAACTGACTAATACATTCAAGAAACTTTTCAAGTGAATGAGTCTAAAAGGAGAAAGTCACTGCATTTGATTACCAAAATACCAAAAGAAAGGACAAGTCCATTATTTAGTATGAGAAATCTGCCATGAATCTTACTTTGTACCTTTAGATCATATTAGTTTACTCATTAATCAATGTTCCTACAAGTGGGATCTTGATTTTTTTTCAAAAGGATCCCTTGAAAAAGATCTCAAAAAGATGATACATAATCtccaagaaaaaggaaaaaggggGTGGGGATTTTGGATTATGGGAAGGTTTTGAAGAATAGGATGCTTGAGTTAGTGGAGTGTAGACTCAGCTTCAACTAGAAAGCTTGCAAGTCAGACACCGATCagatccaggatttaaacttgATGTATTCAATTTCTCTGAGTCCACATGCAATTCTGAACTATGGATtcaaaatttaataagtaattgtTTTCTCTAAGCTGTGTCAAAAAAACTAGAGAGTAATTGTGTCTGCTTATGCTTGCGAAAACACCCTTAAGACTGTTAGATAAGTGCTTTGTGACTAGGCCAATTTGCACTCACCATCCAATAACAGTGCTTCTTTATTCAGTCTAATTGGCTCATTGTCTCCAAGAAAAAGTATGTACCCCGTTTCAAACATTTATCTCTCCCGAGTCTGAAGCACTACATTTTTAGGTCTTTCAACAGGGAAACATTTGCATTCAAAAGAAAAGCTGAAATGTTCGCTAGGAATATCCGGTGTTACTACAATCAATAGTCAAATCTCAAATGCCATAAAATTTCAAACAGACCTTTATTTGTCTGTGATTTTCATTTAGAGTACAATAGCTAGTAATACTCCATGATCTTCATGAAATGCACATAAAATCAGGCCATTTTCCTTCCATCTCTTGTAATTCTATTATGCCCTCAAAAGGATTTTACAGGTTTCTGTCCATTCCTCTATGCTCATTTTGCCACTGTGAACTCCACTTGTACTATGGTTTTAAGTACACACTTCAGAGAGTAAGGATCTTGGACTTCCTAAAAGGACACACTAACTCATGGCTAACTCAAAGTGCCAAGCAACATATATTCACAATACAAGAGAGATGTAGAACGACAACAGAAGCTGGATACTGAATTGAAAATAAGCATATTTTGACGCATTGATCAAAGTTCTAATATTTTGGATATGCCTATGTCATGCATGATAGTAAGGCTGTGCCGATTGAAGCTGAAAATTCATACTTTGAGATCCAAAGTAAGGCTCACGCATAGCACCTCTTTGCTGCAGACTTTGGCTTTGCATTTTAATGTCCCCATAAGAGTTACCTCCATAAGGAGGAGACACGAACAAACTTCCTTCTGCATAATTAAAGCCATTATTCACCTGACTCCACTGAAATGGAATTTTGTGCATGGCATTGTCAGCCGATTTTGGCTGCTGGGAAATCACAGTGGATTGATCGATTGAAGTTGGTTTTTGGTGATCCGGTGAAGGCGTTTGATTATCATTGAGATTTATTGTTGTAATGTCATGAATGCTGGCGCGTCTTTTATCTTTGCCACCGGAAAGTTGTCTGATAAAGTACTTCTGAGCATGACTTGCCACTTGAGTTGGGGTTCTAGTAATAACGAAATTTCGCGAGATATTCCTCCAATCGCCTTTTCCATACTTTTTAAGCCCCATTAGAAACAACCTGAACAAGAATCAAGCAAATCCCCTTGTCAATAATGAAATTTGATCATATAAACATCAATGCTTGAAGAATCTTAGAAACTTAACAGATAAACCAAGTCTAACGTACATGTCAGCTTTCTCAGCACCCAAGAGTGAAGAACAACCAGAAAACTTAATAGGTTCAAGATTCTGAGCTCGTTAAAAATATGGATCCAAACTTAATATTTATGCTACTTTTCAGGGGTTTTCACATGGAATATATATTTATAAGCTGCGCTAAAAATGATGGGTTCAACTGAATCGAACTCCTAACACTCTGAATTATTGTCAACTTGTCACATATAATTATTTAGGTGGTGGTTCATTATTCCACTACCTGACATGTTTTGCCAAGTTGTTAAATGAACTGTGTGATattatagggatacaactatACAAGAAAAATTATAGGGTGGTCCATACAGAAAGAAGCCAAACATGCAATTAAAAAAAAACACAGTGAAAGAAGTACACACAGAAcacaaatacagtaaacaatAATGAAGAAAAAAACTCACTTGTGTTCTTCCTCTGTCCATGGAATACCCTTCTTCCTCTCTTGTTCTGGAGGCCTATTGGACAAAGATCTTTTGCCTCCAACAACATAAGACTGCTTGTATCCATCAAAGCTACTATGACTATTCCCCCATTCTAATGTAAAAGGTGAAGAAGAAGTAGTAGTATAACCAGGAATAGTAATTAATCCAGCTTCTATCCTGCTCACATCATCTTCTAATTCCTTATATTGCCTAATTACATCAACAACTGTTTTCCCTGGAACCATTTCTGCTACCCTTTGCCATCTATCTGGTGTATCTTTATCAAAAAAGGCAAGAGCATTCTCAAATGCCTTATTCTCAGCTGGAGTCCATTTTGTGCTCTTTTCCTCATCAAGAAACCAGCTTGAATTTGAAAGATAAGGAGCTGGTGATAATATCTCCATAAACCCCACCTCACAAAAATCAAATTACAGAGGGAAAAGTTACAAGAAATTAAAGATGGTTCAAGAATGCATTTTTTAAGAAAAAGCTTTTGAATTTGAGGAAGCAAAGGACTGAGAGAGTAAATGTAGAGAGGCTGAGATTTTACAATGGCAATATCAGTGTTAAATCAACAAGTCAGCATCTATAAGGAATCAGAATACCTTTTTTAACCATAGCCACCTCCCCAACCTGAGGAATCTTGAAAAGACACAACTTTTTCAATGTCAAAAGAAAAAATCCTAAGCTCTATGATAATCTTAAAAAAGGGGGGGATTAACTATAACAGACAAAGATTATCTCACGCC
It includes:
- the LOC104098372 gene encoding transcription factor DIVARICATA-like; translation: MEILSPAPYLSNSSWFLDEEKSTKWTPAENKAFENALAFFDKDTPDRWQRVAEMVPGKTVVDVIRQYKELEDDVSRIEAGLITIPGYTTTSSSPFTLEWGNSHSSFDGYKQSYVVGGKRSLSNRPPEQERKKGIPWTEEEHKLFLMGLKKYGKGDWRNISRNFVITRTPTQVASHAQKYFIRQLSGGKDKRRASIHDITTINLNDNQTPSPDHQKPTSIDQSTVISQQPKSADNAMHKIPFQWSQVNNGFNYAEGSLFVSPPYGGNSYGDIKMQSQSLQQRGAMREPYFGSQSMNFQLQSAQPYYHA